From the Hevea brasiliensis isolate MT/VB/25A 57/8 chromosome 13, ASM3005281v1, whole genome shotgun sequence genome, the window gtTAAAGAGAAAAACTAATACATTGAAAATGTAGCATAAATTTAAGTCTAACTCAATAATGCAGCAAGGTTACATTGTATCCAATTATAGCATCCATTTGATCCATTGAGTAAGTCTTCGCCAAGCAATACCCACGAGCAAGCCGAAAAATTCCTGTGCCACCAACGATCGGCATTTCCCTCACCGCACTCATCACCGGATTCCGGCCAAGGACACTAAAAGAGCTGCCATTGTAACGTCCACTAATGAACCCATATGTTAGTGTCATAAGAAGGCTAAACTCACTTTCTTGAGAGGACATGGCATATATCCCTTGTGCACGCCCTAACACTGTAGAATtcgggtttggtgtggctgtgaGTGGA encodes:
- the LOC110660753 gene encoding dirigent protein 22, with the translated sequence MALESKLLLLFALLVFSFDHTAASKMKSKVTRMQFYMHDIVGGPNPTAVRVAGRSNFTGSNPMAAMFGSVFVMDNPLTATPNPNSTVLGRAQGIYAMSSQESEFSLLMTLTYGFISGRYNGSSFSVLGRNPVMSAVREMPIVGGTGIFRLARGYCLAKTYSMDQMDAIIGYNVTLLHY